The nucleotide window GGCTTTATTTTTATCTCTAATATCTCTTTCTTTCCGTTAGCCTTAACGTAAACTGCTCCTCCCCCAACTGTGGCCTCTACCTCTTTCTTTGCTAGCTCCTCTTGTTTATTCTCCATATCCTTTTGCATCTTTTGAGCTTGCTTCATTATATTCCCCATGTTTCCAAAAGCACCGAATCCATTAAAACCACCTCTTGCCATTTCTATTCCTCCTATTTTTTTCTTTTAATCTCTCCCATTATACACTATTTTTTTTCTTTTTGCTATAGATTTATATTCCAAACATTTTTGGGGCAATTCACTCTCACCATATCTTTTGTGAAAAGTTTATTGCCCTTTTATTACTAAAAACTTGTATTAATTGTCCTCTACCTAACTAATGTCTTATTTTTCCCATAAAAATTATTGTTTTTTTATATATTCCTTGATTTTGACATTGCTTCATTCCTTAACCGTATATTATTACAACTATTAAGAACTAGTCTTGAAATCTGTTCCCCCATAGCACTGCTAATATCAAACGACCTATCTCTTCTAAGAACATAATTAACATTCGAATTTAAATTTACTCTTTTTCCCATTTCTCTTTGAGGAACTATTTCATTATTTTTAGAAATTATTTCTGTACCTAATATAAGAGCACTAAAACCTGCCCCTGTTATCTCTGCACATATTGACAAAACCACCGGATTTATAAGATCTTTCTTAATTTTAACTCCAATTGCCATAGTAGGAATAAATAAAACCCCAGCAGCTACTTTACCTAAAAGACTTAATCCTTTTGCAAGGCTATAATACTTCATAGCACCCACCACCAAAAAAGGCGTATATGTTCCCATCAAAAGGCACAAAACTATACCTGTTGATACCATAGCTCCTCCCCCTACTAATAACGAAAATAGTAATCCTGCTTTTGCTAATTTTTTAACTAATCTTTCCATTTCATTGACCTCCAATTTACAACCTAAAATACATCTAGTTTATATAACGTCTCTATAACAAATCTACACATATTAGCATCTTTTTACATATGCTATCACAAATCTATTTGATTGTCAATATTTGCGGTTAAAAAAATAGTCCCATTAACGAGACTATCTTTTCTATTAAAATTCTGGTGGAGGGAGATGGATTCGAACCATCGAAGTCATTGACAACAGATTTACAGTCTGCCCCATTTGGCCACTCTGGAACCCCTCCTCATGGAGCTGGTGGACGGAATTGAACCCCCGACCTGCTGATTACAAGTCAGCTGCTCTACCTGCTGAGCTACACCAGCACATTAACCATACCTTACCTGGCGACCCGGAAGGGGTTCGAACCCTCGACCTCTAGCGTGACAGGCTAGCATTCTAACCAACTGAACTACCGGGCCTTAACTAAGTATTAATATGGTGACCCATAGGGGACTCGAACCCCTGTTACCGCCGTGAAAGGGCGGTGTCTTAACCTCTTGACCAATGGGCCATATCGCTAACTTCCAGTCTAGCTTTCGCCGTTCTCTCGAACCGACATGTACCATTCTACAAGAATTCCATGTTAATGTCAATACTTTTTTAAGGAAAATTTTTGTTGTCGTTTGTGGCATCATAATGTTTGAGGTGTAGGTAGAGGAGGATATCACCTACACATACTCATAAACTCAGCTTCATCTATTATTTTCACTCCTAGAGCCATAGCCTTATCTAATTTACTTCCTCCATCTTCTCCTGCCAAAACATACGTTGTCTTGGCCGACACACTACTAGATACCTTTCCTCCATATTTTTTTATTATATCAGACACTTCATTTCTTGAATACGTCGGCAATTTTCCCGTTAACACAAATGTCGCTCCCTTAAATCTTTCGTCCAATATTTTTTCTTTTTTGCTTTCTTGGTTAACACCATTCTTTTTTAATTTATTTATTAGATCTCTTGTCGCATCCTGCTTAAAAAATATCACTACAGACTCCGCTATCTTATCTCCCAACTCATTTATATCCATTATTTCTTCTTTTGTCTTAGTAAACAAATCTTCTATATTATTTATATTATTTGCTAATATCTGTGATGCCTTTTGACCCAAATGCCTTATACCAAATCCAAATAAAAGTCTATCTACATTACTATCTTTAGATTTTTCTATTGATTTTATCAAATTGTCTACTGATTTTTTTCCAAAGCCCTCCATCTTAGATATATCTTCTCTTTTTTGATAAAGCTCGTATATATCTGATATTTCCTTTATATACCCATTATCATAGAGCGCTTTTACTACCGATGTTCCCATACCATCTATATTCATAGCATTCCTTGATACAAAGTGCACTATACTCCTTAATACTTGTGCACTACACTCTATGCCAGTACATCTGTACGCTACTTCTCCTTCTTCCTTTATTACATCTGCACCACATACTGGACACTTTTTAGGCATAACAAATTCTTGCTCATCTCCAGATCTTTTGTCCAACATTACCTCAACTACTTCAGGTATTATATCTCCAGCCTTTTGTATAATTACAGTATCCCCTATACGAATATCCTTTTGTATAATGTAATCCATGTTGTGCAATGTCGCCCTTCCAACAGTGCTTCCCGCCAAATTAACCGGCTCTAGTATTGCAACTGGAGTTATAACACCTGTCCTTCCTACACTAGCTTCAATATCCTTTAGTTTAGTTGTCTTTTGCTCAGCTGGATATTTATACGCTACCGCCCATTTAGGTGCCTTTACTGTGGATCCAAGCTTTTCTCTTTGCTCTAACGAATTTACTTTAACTACAGCACCATCTATCTCAAATGGTAGGCTATCCCTAGTAGCTCCTATTTCTTTTATATAATCAAGTACTTCTTGTATATTCTTACATTCTTTATAACCTGGACTTACTTTAAATCCTTGCTTTTTTAAATACTCAAGCGTTTGAGTATGTGTCTTAAAATTATCTCCCTCTATTCCCTGCAAATTAAATATAAATATATCTAAATTCCTTACCGCTGCAATTTTAGGATCTAATTGTCTTAGTGAACCCGCTGCAGCATTTCTCGGATTTGCAAAAAGATTTTCTCCATTTACTTCTTGCATCTCATTCAATTTTTCAAAATTTTTCTTTGATATAAACACTTCTCCCCTGACACAAAGATCCTCTACCGCTTGTTTTAGTTTTAGCGGAACAGATTTTATGGTACGCACATTTTGAGTAACATCTTCTCCTATGCTACCATCTCCCCTTGTTGCTGCCTCTACCAATACTCCATCTTTATAGCTTATCGAAACCGACAATCCATCTATCTTTTTTTCTACAACATATACCGGTTGTTCTCCTAGCTCACTTTGTAGTTTTCTATCAAATGCCTCTAGCTCATCAAAACTAAATACATCCGACAAACTTTGCATTTTGTGCTTGTGTACAACCTTTTCAAACTCATCTAACGGCTTTCCTCCTATTCGTCTTGTTGGCGAATCATCTGTTATGTACATTGGATTTTCATTTTCTAAGTCTTCTAATCTTTTGTACAACTTATCATACTCAAAATCTGATATCTCTGACACATCTTCCACATAATATTTGTGACTATAATAATTTATTTTTTCTCTTAGCTTTAAAATTTCTTCCTGTATCATCTATCCCAAGCCTTTCTACTTTTAATATCTTCTTTTTGTTTTTTGCCATTCCCCTCATACAAAACATCATAACCAATAAAGATATAACAAACCAAAATGTCCCCCATACTACAGCAGGCACTCCTGTTACATCATACAATATCTCTGTGTCTCTTATTCCTATCTCGTTATTTGCAATCCCTTTTAGTAGATCTACTTTTAGCGCAACAATTGGCAACATATCCTTCATAAATGTCTCGTACATGCAATACGCTATACTAGATATTCCTATTATGTCACCCATCCACTCAAATATCTTGTCGCTATTTATAATATATGCTATTATTGTTATTATTGAAAATATAATAACATATAAAAATGATGCTGGTATCTTCTCTACATATATCAACGATATTAAAACCCACACAGATACTAGTCCTAAGCTATATCGCCTAAACTTTAAATTTCTTATACGTAGTATCAATATAGAAAACATCAAACTCATTATGTATCCGCCATTTGCTATTATGAAAGTCCAAAACCTCTCATTTGTCACCGGTATAGTGTGACCCACCTCGCTTAACGTCAAGTTTACTTGAACGCTATTTCCAAAAAACATCCACATCATTAGAGCATGTCCTATTTCATGCACAAATATTGCAACAACCTTTATTGGCTTTAAAATATACGTGCCCCAAAGTATTAACATTGAACTTAACAAAAATATATACCGGATTACTCTAGTCAAACGAATCACCCTTTTTTAGTCAAAAGCAATAAGCAAAAGTCAATCAAGGTTTTCTATAAAATCTTGCACGTCGTATACCTAGTGCTAATACACACAGACCTTATATGCAAATCCTTGCGTATCACCGGCAAACTCCAATCGACACTTTAACTCACACTTAAAATTAATATCCCTACTGCTTATTGCTTACGATTATTATCTAGCTTCTACTTTTCTTCACTACGATATATCTTAAATAGATAATATATATCAGCTATCACTATCATTACATTTGTTAATGCCACTGGATATGACTTGTTTAATAAGCTATACACTACAAACATTGCAGATGCAATTAAATTAAACCATCTAAGCTTCTTCATATCCAACATAACTAGCGACACTACACATAATACACTAGCTAAATATCCCATACACTCAAGATAAATATTCATAACAATCCCTCCTATTAATCTTGTAGACAATGGTATTATTAGCTTTTACACCAACTACTCCTTGTCTTTCTCTTCTTTCCATTTGCACACCGAAAACTAAAACTCTGCATTATTAACTGTTCTAGGAAACGGTATCACATCTCTTATATTTGACATACCAGTAATATACATTATAGCTCTCTCAAATCCAAGCCCAAATCCAGCATGTCTAGTCCCACCATATCTCCTCAAATCAAGATACCAGCTGTAATCTTCCCTCTTTATGTTAAGCTCTTCCATTCTCCTCTCTAATATATCCAATCTTTCTTCTCTTTGACTTCCTCCTATTATTTCCCCAACTCCAGGAACCAATAGGTCTGTTGCTGCAACAGTCTTTTGGTCATCATTCAATCTCATATAAAATGCCTTTATATCTTTTGGATAATCAGTCACAAACACTGGCTTTTTAAATATGTACTCTGTTAAAAATCTCTCATGCTCTGTTTGTAAATCCAAACCCCACTCTACTGGATATTGGAAATTTTCTTTGCTGTCTTTTAGTAACTCTATTGCCTTGGTATATGTTATCCTTTCGAATTTTGAGTTTACTATATTTTTCAACCTATCCAACAACCCCTTGTCTATGAAGTTGTTAAAAAACTCCATCTCCTCTTTTGCATTATCTAAACAGTACTTTATTATAAACTTTAACATATCCTCCGCAAGATTCATATCATCCTCTAAATCTGCAAATGCAATCTCTGGCTCTATCATCCAAAACTCAGCTGCATGCCTTTGTGTATTAGAATTCTCTGCCCTAAATGTAGGTCCAAACGTATAAACGCTCCTAAACGCATGTGCATATGTTTCTACATTTAGCTGGCCACTAACTGTTAGGTTTGTCTCTTTACCAAAAAAGTCGTTACTATAATCTATTCTACCACTTTCGTCCTTTGGTAGATTTTCCATATTAAGAGTAGTTACTCTAAACATCTCTCCCGCACCTTCACAGTCGCTTCCTGTAATTATTGGTGTATGTACATATACAAATCCTCTCTCCTGAAAGAACTTATGTATAGCGTATGCAACTATAGATCTAATTCTAAACACAGCCGCAAACGTATTAGTTCTAGGTCTTAGATGCGCCACTGTCCTTAAAAACTCAAACGAATGCCCCTTTTTCTGAAGCGGATAATCTTCTGCAGACTCTCCCTCTACTTCAATATTTTTTGCTTTTATCTCAAACGGTTGTTTTGCATCCGGTGTATTCTCAAGTATCCCTCTTATCCTTAGTGCAGTACCTACCCTAAGTTTTTCTACTTCTTTGAAGTTGTCAATTTTCCCTTCTTCAAATACTATCTGAACTCCTTTAAAAAAACTTCCGTCATTTAGTTCTATAAAACCAAACACTTTAGAACTTCTGATGGTTTTTACCCATCCCGAAACACTTATCTCTTGGCCTTCAAGAGAATCATGTTTCTTGTACAACTCCTTAAACAAAATATCCATACCCTTTCCTTCCTCTTCTTCTAAATATTTTCTATGGTAACCTCCAATATAACAACATCTTCCAAAGGTTTATTGTTGCCATACGATGACACCTCTACATTAGCTATCTTATCTACTACCTCTATACCTTCATACACCTGCCCAAAAATTGTGTGCTTACCATCTAAGTGTGGCGTTCCTCCGTACTCTACATATTTTTTCAACAAATTCTCATCGAAATTCATTTTCTTTAAGTATGTGATAAGCCCCGGCTCTAATCTTTTATTGTGTACAATAAAGAATTGGCTTGTATTAGTATCTGGGCCCCTGTTTGCCATAGATAATGCACCCCTGTAATGATGCACTTTATTGCTAAACTCATCTTCGAAAGGTATATTCCATATACTGTCTCCTCCTGCTCCTGTTCCAGTTGGATCTCCTCCCTGTATCATGAAATCTTTGATAACTCTATGGAATGTTACCCCATTGTAATACCCTTTGTTTGCTAGTCCCACAAAATTTTCAACTGTCTTTGGTGCAATATCTTTAAACAGTCTGATCTTTATGTCTCCATGGTTAGTCTTCATAACCGCCACAGTGTCGCCTTTCTTAGGTTCCTCAAACTGATACTCAACTTCTTGCTTTCTCTCTTCTTGCAATTCTTCCTTTAGTGTATCGTTCGACATTGTCTTAAAAGTATCTTTTGCACTCGCTAAACATCCTGTACACAAACATGACACGCTCAACAATATAAGCAAACCCTTTTTCACAACAATCCCCCCATATGTATTTGTTGAAACTCACATATCAACTCATTCTATTATACCAAATTTTTTGCGTTTGTGTATACGTTACCAAAAAATTATCCTGACAAACTTAAATAAGGAAAAATACACAAAAATTCAACTATGCTTGGCATTATTTTCGTTTGTTTTTTACATTTAAAAAAGTTCACTTTTCGTGTACAATTATTGTAGTGTAACATATGTAAGGAATTTTTGGATTTAAGGTATATGTTTATTCTGCGGCTTGTCCGAGAAAATGTTTTTATGTGAGGTGGTAATATTATGTCAGGCATATCCAGTACTACAAAATCCCTTGACATTGAGGTGAATCTTAATGGTACTACTCCAAGAGAATTACCTCTAGACGTAAAAAATGGAAAAAACACTCTTGTGTTAAATAATAAAAGGATCAATAAAGGTAAAAGTTTGACTAGGCTTGTCTGTTTTAAGGATTGGTCTGCGCGTGCTTTTGCCGGTTCGTTGGCTATTTCTAAATCTTTAAAACAAACATTAGGAAAAACTAATTCTTTCGCTGATTATATTGGGAAATTAGGTAATAATGTTTTACTCCCAGTTGATAGTGCACTATCTGTAAGTACATATTATTATAAAATTGAATCTTCTATTGGCACCGACAAAAGATTGACAAAAATAAAAGAAGATTTTTCTAAGAACAAATTTTCATCTAAAGTACCAGATACATTATCTCAATTGCAAAAAGAAAAATATTCTATTCTTTCAGACATTGACAGAATAGAAAAAGATATACTTGTTAAATCTACAGAACTTAGTAAACAACAAGAACTTCTTTCTAAAGAACAGTTGGAACATGATATAGCATCTTTGAATGAAGCTCTTAAAAACAGGAAAAATGAGCTTAATCATTTAAATGAGTATTCACTGATTTTGGATCTAAAGGATTCTAATAAGAGTAAGCTACTTAAAAACTCCTTAGCATTCGTTAACTCGTGTATAACTTTTGCTGTTTTCGTTACAGCCTCCGTGTCTACTCTTTCAGGAAACTTGTTTGTGGCTCTTCCTAGTAGTCTTTTGTTTCTTTTAAAGAAAGATACTTTAACTTATACTAACTTGATATTTAACTTTTCTAGTCTTATATCAAAGTTTTTTAAGAAATTAAAAGATTTTTATTTCCAAAAGATCCAAATAAAAAGATCTTCTGTTTTGTTGAAGAACATTGAATCTTTAAAAGATTCTGAATTGATTTCTTGTTCTACACTAGGCACAATTGCTCTAGAGAAATCTGATTTTGATATGTTGGAAAATCATTTTGGTTTACCTAATTCTGGACCTGTTCATGATGCCTTCTATAACATAGGTAGATTTTTTGTTACACAGGAACAAATTGAACTTATTAGTGATTTCTTCAAAACAGTGAACTCTACCGATTTATCTGATTTAGAAAATACTTTTATAACTGACTTAAATAACCACTTAACTAATCAAATATCTCTTTACAGAGAAACTGTTAATCTTGTAATTGCATCTAGGTTAGGAGAAAAACCTTTGTCTTTTGATAACTTTAATGTACTTTCTGAATGTGTAGGAATAACTAAGGATATGCAAAATATTTTATCAGGTATAGGAAATCGCTTTATGTTGCCTAGTGAAGTAGATAAAGTTGATAATTTCTTGGTTGAAGTTAAATCTAAACGTAATTCTATA belongs to Clostridiales bacterium and includes:
- a CDS encoding YbaB/EbfC family nucleoid-associated protein, with translation MARGGFNGFGAFGNMGNIMKQAQKMQKDMENKQEELAKKEVEATVGGGAVYVKANGKKEILEIKIKPEVLDPDDVEMLEDLVLVAVNEVIKKAEDMFTAEMGKITGGIPGLF
- the ligA gene encoding NAD-dependent DNA ligase LigA, which translates into the protein MIQEEILKLREKINYYSHKYYVEDVSEISDFEYDKLYKRLEDLENENPMYITDDSPTRRIGGKPLDEFEKVVHKHKMQSLSDVFSFDELEAFDRKLQSELGEQPVYVVEKKIDGLSVSISYKDGVLVEAATRGDGSIGEDVTQNVRTIKSVPLKLKQAVEDLCVRGEVFISKKNFEKLNEMQEVNGENLFANPRNAAAGSLRQLDPKIAAVRNLDIFIFNLQGIEGDNFKTHTQTLEYLKKQGFKVSPGYKECKNIQEVLDYIKEIGATRDSLPFEIDGAVVKVNSLEQREKLGSTVKAPKWAVAYKYPAEQKTTKLKDIEASVGRTGVITPVAILEPVNLAGSTVGRATLHNMDYIIQKDIRIGDTVIIQKAGDIIPEVVEVMLDKRSGDEQEFVMPKKCPVCGADVIKEEGEVAYRCTGIECSAQVLRSIVHFVSRNAMNIDGMGTSVVKALYDNGYIKEISDIYELYQKREDISKMEGFGKKSVDNLIKSIEKSKDSNVDRLLFGFGIRHLGQKASQILANNINNIEDLFTKTKEEIMDINELGDKIAESVVIFFKQDATRDLINKLKKNGVNQESKKEKILDERFKGATFVLTGKLPTYSRNEVSDIIKKYGGKVSSSVSAKTTYVLAGEDGGSKLDKAMALGVKIIDEAEFMSMCR
- a CDS encoding M50 family metallopeptidase, translated to MTRVIRYIFLLSSMLILWGTYILKPIKVVAIFVHEIGHALMMWMFFGNSVQVNLTLSEVGHTIPVTNERFWTFIIANGGYIMSLMFSILILRIRNLKFRRYSLGLVSVWVLISLIYVEKIPASFLYVIIFSIITIIAYIINSDKIFEWMGDIIGISSIAYCMYETFMKDMLPIVALKVDLLKGIANNEIGIRDTEILYDVTGVPAVVWGTFWFVISLLVMMFCMRGMAKNKKKILKVERLGIDDTGRNFKAKRKNKLL
- a CDS encoding YgjV family protein; translated protein: MNIYLECMGYLASVLCVVSLVMLDMKKLRWFNLIASAMFVVYSLLNKSYPVALTNVMIVIADIYYLFKIYRSEEK
- the asnS gene encoding asparagine--tRNA ligase, translating into MDILFKELYKKHDSLEGQEISVSGWVKTIRSSKVFGFIELNDGSFFKGVQIVFEEGKIDNFKEVEKLRVGTALRIRGILENTPDAKQPFEIKAKNIEVEGESAEDYPLQKKGHSFEFLRTVAHLRPRTNTFAAVFRIRSIVAYAIHKFFQERGFVYVHTPIITGSDCEGAGEMFRVTTLNMENLPKDESGRIDYSNDFFGKETNLTVSGQLNVETYAHAFRSVYTFGPTFRAENSNTQRHAAEFWMIEPEIAFADLEDDMNLAEDMLKFIIKYCLDNAKEEMEFFNNFIDKGLLDRLKNIVNSKFERITYTKAIELLKDSKENFQYPVEWGLDLQTEHERFLTEYIFKKPVFVTDYPKDIKAFYMRLNDDQKTVAATDLLVPGVGEIIGGSQREERLDILERRMEELNIKREDYSWYLDLRRYGGTRHAGFGLGFERAIMYITGMSNIRDVIPFPRTVNNAEF
- a CDS encoding peptidylprolyl isomerase codes for the protein MSNDTLKEELQEERKQEVEYQFEEPKKGDTVAVMKTNHGDIKIRLFKDIAPKTVENFVGLANKGYYNGVTFHRVIKDFMIQGGDPTGTGAGGDSIWNIPFEDEFSNKVHHYRGALSMANRGPDTNTSQFFIVHNKRLEPGLITYLKKMNFDENLLKKYVEYGGTPHLDGKHTIFGQVYEGIEVVDKIANVEVSSYGNNKPLEDVVILEVTIENI